The Lysinibacillus irui sequence AGCTTAATGGATTAATAAACAAAATAAATTGTTGCATGGCATTTTCAATTTTCATCTCGAAGCTTGTGTGGTAAACAATGACCGTTTTGATCCATGTTGCTATAATTGCTAGTATCATAAATGAATGTTTAGGCCACTTTATTGATTTCATTCCTAACATCCTCCCTACTTCCTTACAAAAAAATAATAATTTTTTACATTTTGTTACGGAAACAAAATATATCTTAAACTTTTTTTTACAGATAATCAACACATATCTGCCTGAAATTTTTTTCTCCTGCTCTTCTATGCGTCTCCTTGCTGTTCTATGCGCCAGATATCTATATATACGTTTTGAATTGTAAAAAGTTTCGTAAAAACACAAAAACAGCGGAAATCCACTGTTTTAAGAATATTACATACATGTTACATTAACTTTACAATACCCATTTACATGATATTTCAAACATTACTTTTTATTCTCTTCCATACGAAGTCTTGTTGTTTCTTGTCGAATGAGTAGTAATGCCATTTGATAATCTTTTATGTCTAGTACATTTGCTTTATAAAGCTCGCGTATTTCATCCTCCATTAACATCAAATCGCCAATCGGATCCCGCGTATAAATATAAGTACCATAGGTTTTCAAGAGTTCATAAATATCTAACATTTTATCCATTTTCGTTCGCTCCTCGTTGTCCTAGACAATCAATACGTTTTGAGGGTGTCACAATGATGTCTACTGGGCAATCATGTTCTTCGGTAGGAACACGATCAATGATTTGCTCATCAAAGAGCATGGACAGTAGCTTACCCTTTTTATAGTTTAATACATAGCGATCATAATAACCACCGCCATAGCCGATTCGATAGCCATATCGGTCAAAAACTACGCCTGGAACAAGGATAACATCCATTTCATTTGCGTCAACAAACTCACATCTTTCTGGAATAGGCTCACGCAAATGCATATATACAGTTTCAAGTTGGGCAAAAGAGTCAATTGCGTAAAATGACATTTCTCTTGTTTTCGGGTGGCATTTTGGAACAGCAACCTTTTTACCAAGTTGCCATAATTCCTCAATTAGAAGAAATGTGTCGACTTCTGGCTTATTTGAAATGGTCAAACCAATTGTATTTGCTTCTATTATATATGGTTCCTGTAGCACCTTTTTAACTATAGCTAAAGATTGACTATGATATGTATTATCGCTCATTGTCGAGAGTGCTTCTTTCACCTTGTTACGTAAAGTTGTTTTATCCATCCAGGCTACCTCCTATATAGTAAAACTTGAATCAACTTAGAGTCTTTCCATCAAAATGGTTTCCTAAAATGTAGAAAGCCAAAACCACTTGTGGTTTTGGCTTAATGAGCGATTACTTAGTTTCACGGTGAAGAGTGTATTTCTTCTCGCGAGAGCAATATTTTTTAAGTTCAAGACGCT is a genomic window containing:
- a CDS encoding YqgQ family protein; this encodes MDKMLDIYELLKTYGTYIYTRDPIGDLMLMEDEIRELYKANVLDIKDYQMALLLIRQETTRLRMEENKK
- a CDS encoding 5-formyltetrahydrofolate cyclo-ligase, with the translated sequence MDKTTLRNKVKEALSTMSDNTYHSQSLAIVKKVLQEPYIIEANTIGLTISNKPEVDTFLLIEELWQLGKKVAVPKCHPKTREMSFYAIDSFAQLETVYMHLREPIPERCEFVDANEMDVILVPGVVFDRYGYRIGYGGGYYDRYVLNYKKGKLLSMLFDEQIIDRVPTEEHDCPVDIIVTPSKRIDCLGQRGANENG